A single region of the Anaerococcus urinomassiliensis genome encodes:
- a CDS encoding YhgE/Pip domain-containing protein: MKNKFVKALAVLTVSSVLGTNVSYAASDNLKKSETIYVTVEDGKITDQTASVWLNSDKNIKAKDKSNLKDIKNLETDQEIKTSDGYINWNEKDEDIYYQGKSDQKLPVDVKVTYYLDGKEISSKDLEGKSGHLKIVASSTNNISSQAVIDGKEKKVYSPYAVVTVMSFDSDKVTNIETPDGKIVKDGKNDIVTGLLTPGLKENLTDVIEADKLDRFKENLEIEMDVTDYKVSEIYAVITNEFFQEDNNLASLDDLNDGIGELESNMDKLVDAGDQLNDGGQKLNDGLGKFADGSKKLSDGSTKLVNSYEKFANAFKDLPAKTQEISGAVTKLNQGGSSLNAGIGQYTEAVSEINANMDKLNKGANDLDAGAGKLDAGLGQLSEATGTLREKTSAISGSEGIASLSKSLASLQTGLDDFGKNVKPLANGVSELDGGLGKLEESSASLSQGIEKLNQTAQNSPSLSASVEDIIAKATAIEGIAASLESKDVDGSYADEIYTLRQLESGLYAQAENLKASAQVNGAISQGLAGLNQGSKELNAGISQAHKGSAELSQKLNVASGQLEEASGKLAAGVGKLDSGLSNSDLVKLGQAIGQMDDATKELKQGSERLKAGTSQNKEGVAKLAGAMGQLDGKSSDLKDGSKQLSDGLAQFEERSKALSSLGDINEKAINPMGKGIGDLNNGIQELRNAALQIKEGSDTYQANYQEFNQGLKDYKTKGIDELSNKTGDAQKISDILDEMSKLAKENNAISGSTDDFETRSRIIEKIK, from the coding sequence ATGAAAAATAAATTCGTCAAAGCACTTGCAGTTCTAACAGTATCTTCAGTCTTGGGAACAAATGTATCCTATGCTGCAAGTGATAACTTAAAGAAAAGTGAAACAATATATGTAACAGTAGAAGATGGCAAGATAACCGACCAAACAGCTTCTGTTTGGCTAAACTCAGATAAAAATATCAAGGCAAAGGATAAATCAAACCTAAAAGATATAAAAAACCTTGAAACAGACCAAGAAATCAAGACTAGTGATGGCTACATCAACTGGAATGAAAAAGATGAGGATATCTACTATCAAGGCAAATCTGATCAAAAACTTCCAGTAGATGTAAAGGTGACCTACTATCTTGATGGTAAAGAAATATCATCAAAAGACCTAGAAGGCAAAAGCGGCCATCTAAAAATTGTAGCAAGCTCAACAAATAATATCAGTAGCCAAGCTGTTATAGACGGCAAGGAGAAAAAAGTATACTCTCCATATGCAGTTGTAACAGTAATGAGCTTTGATTCTGACAAAGTTACAAATATAGAAACACCAGATGGCAAAATTGTAAAAGATGGCAAAAACGACATAGTAACAGGACTCTTAACTCCTGGTCTAAAGGAAAACTTAACAGATGTCATAGAAGCAGATAAACTTGATAGATTCAAAGAAAACCTAGAAATAGAAATGGATGTCACCGACTACAAAGTAAGTGAAATCTATGCAGTAATTACCAACGAATTCTTCCAAGAAGACAACAACCTAGCTTCCCTAGACGACCTAAATGATGGCATAGGAGAGCTAGAAAGCAATATGGATAAGTTGGTAGATGCTGGAGACCAACTAAACGACGGTGGCCAAAAATTAAACGATGGTCTTGGCAAATTTGCCGATGGAAGTAAAAAGCTTAGCGATGGATCAACAAAGTTAGTAAATTCTTACGAAAAATTTGCCAATGCCTTCAAAGATTTGCCAGCCAAAACTCAAGAAATCTCAGGAGCTGTAACAAAGCTTAACCAAGGTGGTTCATCACTTAATGCTGGCATAGGCCAATACACCGAAGCTGTTAGCGAGATCAACGCAAATATGGACAAGCTAAATAAGGGTGCAAATGACCTTGATGCAGGTGCTGGTAAACTAGATGCAGGACTTGGCCAACTATCCGAAGCCACAGGAACACTAAGAGAAAAAACCTCAGCTATATCTGGTAGTGAAGGCATAGCATCATTAAGTAAATCACTAGCAAGTCTCCAAACTGGCCTAGATGACTTTGGCAAAAATGTTAAACCACTAGCAAATGGCGTAAGTGAACTTGACGGTGGCCTAGGCAAACTAGAAGAATCATCAGCTTCCCTAAGCCAAGGAATAGAAAAACTAAATCAAACAGCTCAAAATTCACCAAGCCTATCTGCTTCTGTAGAAGACATCATAGCTAAAGCAACTGCCATAGAAGGTATTGCAGCAAGTCTTGAAAGCAAAGATGTTGATGGATCATATGCTGATGAAATCTATACCCTAAGACAATTAGAAAGTGGCCTATACGCCCAAGCTGAAAATCTTAAAGCAAGTGCCCAAGTCAATGGAGCTATTAGCCAAGGCTTAGCAGGTCTAAACCAAGGATCCAAAGAATTAAATGCAGGAATTAGCCAAGCTCATAAGGGAAGTGCTGAGCTAAGTCAAAAACTAAATGTAGCCAGTGGCCAATTAGAAGAAGCGTCAGGAAAACTTGCTGCAGGAGTTGGTAAACTAGACAGTGGCCTATCAAATTCTGATTTGGTAAAATTGGGCCAAGCTATAGGTCAAATGGACGATGCTACAAAAGAATTAAAACAAGGTTCAGAGAGGTTAAAAGCAGGAACTAGCCAAAACAAAGAAGGTGTAGCAAAACTTGCTGGCGCTATGGGCCAATTAGATGGAAAATCATCTGACCTAAAAGATGGTTCTAAGCAATTATCTGATGGTCTAGCTCAATTTGAAGAAAGATCAAAAGCTTTATCCAGCCTTGGAGATATCAATGAAAAAGCTATAAATCCTATGGGCAAGGGAATAGGCGATTTAAACAATGGTATCCAAGAGCTAAGAAATGCAGCCCTACAAATCAAAGAAGGTTCAGATACCTACCAAGCAAATTACCAAGAATTTAACCAAGGTCTAAAGGATTACAAGACTAAGGGCATAGATGAACTTTCAAACAAAACAGGAGATGCCCAAAAGATCTCAGATATCCTAGATGAGATGTCAAAACTAGCCAAAGAAAACAATGCAATCTCTGGTTCAACAGATGACTTTGAGACAAGATCTAGAATTATAGAAAAGATTAAGTAG
- a CDS encoding efflux RND transporter permease subunit: MKRIANFISHHAKLVLLVMTLLLIPSWIGYKNTGVNYDILSYLPSDLESTQGQEILDKDFKNAATGMLILKGSDYDADKLKKEILEIDGVEDVISKSSIVGDTVPNEFLPDNIRDTFYAEDSTLLMIKFAESSSSFRTMEAIDQIKALESKEKYLSGISSLVKDTKDLIDHETPIYVGLAVALALIVLSLANESTIIPFLFMLNIGYAILYNFGTNIFLGEISYITKAIAAVLQLAVTTDYSIFLYHRYVEKKKTTENNEDAMAKAIESTVASIFASSLTTFAGFLVLLLMRLGLGKDIGLVMSKGVLLGLISTVVVLPPMLLLSEKWVNRFNHKVLLPEFDKTSNFTLKYRKTLFIVFLALFIPAAYGSNHTDLYYNLDRSLPQDLDSIVALNKMKKDYNMASTHFVVVKEDLSKQSINEMVDQLEDVEGVNNVLSVNSATGLTLPSSVLPDKLQDNFVKNGYQMIMLNSKYQTASPEVKKQIGEIKKIVKAHDPDGYLTGEAVLTDDLTEISDRDFKMVNIASIAVVFVIIAVVFKSFAIPVVLIAAIELAIFINMGIPFYTGKTIPFITSIIIGVVQLGSTIDYSILMTDRFLFEYKKRKDKNEALAVATKETAKSIVTSALSFFAATIGVGIYSKMEIVSTICIFLARGAIISMLVIIIFLPAIISITFPFIKKTTKGLN; encoded by the coding sequence ATGAAAAGAATTGCAAATTTTATTTCACATCATGCAAAGTTAGTCCTCTTGGTAATGACGTTATTGCTAATTCCTTCATGGATAGGCTATAAGAACACTGGTGTGAACTACGACATTCTCTCCTACTTGCCAAGTGACCTTGAGTCTACCCAAGGCCAAGAAATTCTAGATAAAGATTTTAAAAATGCTGCTACGGGGATGTTGATCCTAAAGGGATCTGACTACGATGCAGATAAGCTAAAAAAAGAGATTCTAGAAATTGATGGTGTTGAGGATGTTATTTCAAAATCCTCTATTGTGGGGGATACAGTACCAAATGAATTTTTGCCTGACAATATAAGAGATACCTTTTATGCTGAAGATTCGACTCTCTTGATGATCAAATTCGCAGAGTCATCATCTTCATTTAGAACTATGGAGGCCATAGATCAAATTAAGGCTCTTGAGTCTAAGGAAAAGTACCTATCAGGTATATCATCTTTGGTAAAAGATACCAAGGATTTGATTGACCACGAAACCCCTATATATGTAGGTTTGGCAGTTGCTCTTGCCCTTATAGTATTAAGTTTGGCAAATGAATCAACTATAATTCCTTTCCTATTTATGCTAAACATAGGCTATGCCATTTTGTATAACTTTGGTACAAACATATTTTTGGGAGAGATTTCATATATCACAAAGGCAATTGCAGCAGTATTACAACTAGCTGTAACTACTGACTATTCAATATTCCTTTACCACAGATATGTTGAAAAGAAAAAGACTACAGAAAATAATGAAGATGCTATGGCAAAGGCCATAGAGTCCACTGTTGCATCAATCTTTGCATCTTCTCTTACTACCTTTGCAGGATTTTTAGTCCTACTTTTGATGAGACTTGGTCTTGGTAAAGATATTGGACTTGTTATGAGTAAGGGTGTGCTTTTGGGTCTAATTTCAACAGTTGTTGTCCTTCCACCAATGCTATTGCTATCAGAAAAATGGGTCAACAGATTTAACCATAAAGTACTATTGCCAGAATTTGATAAGACTTCAAATTTTACATTAAAATACAGAAAAACTTTATTTATTGTATTTTTGGCCCTCTTTATACCAGCAGCATATGGTTCAAATCACACTGACCTTTACTACAACTTAGACAGGTCCTTGCCACAAGATTTGGACTCTATAGTAGCCCTAAACAAGATGAAAAAAGATTACAATATGGCTTCCACTCACTTTGTAGTTGTAAAAGAAGACCTAAGCAAGCAATCTATAAATGAAATGGTAGATCAACTAGAAGATGTTGAAGGTGTAAACAATGTTCTTAGTGTAAACTCTGCAACAGGTCTAACCCTACCATCTAGCGTCTTGCCAGATAAGCTACAAGACAATTTTGTGAAAAATGGCTATCAAATGATTATGCTAAATTCCAAATACCAAACAGCTTCCCCAGAAGTTAAAAAACAAATAGGGGAGATAAAGAAGATTGTCAAAGCTCATGACCCTGATGGATACTTAACAGGAGAAGCGGTTCTTACCGATGACCTTACAGAAATATCTGATCGTGACTTCAAGATGGTAAATATTGCATCAATTGCAGTTGTATTTGTCATAATAGCCGTTGTATTTAAGTCATTTGCTATCCCGGTTGTATTAATTGCAGCAATAGAACTTGCGATCTTCATCAATATGGGTATTCCTTTCTACACAGGAAAAACAATACCATTTATAACATCAATAATAATTGGTGTAGTACAACTTGGATCTACAATTGACTACTCAATACTAATGACAGATAGGTTCTTGTTTGAATACAAAAAAAGAAAAGATAAGAACGAGGCCCTAGCTGTTGCAACAAAAGAGACAGCAAAATCAATAGTAACATCTGCCCTATCATTTTTTGCAGCAACTATCGGCGTAGGTATATATTCAAAAATGGAAATAGTATCAACTATATGTATATTCTTGGCAAGAGGAGCTATAATTTCAATGCTTGTAATTATAATCTTCCTACCAGCAATCATTAGTATAACATTCCCATTTATCAAAAAGACTACCAAAGGCTTAAACTAG
- a CDS encoding TetR/AcrR family transcriptional regulator, which translates to MDAAIRVFQRKGLEKTSVRDIMKEAGFGLGTFYLYYKDKNDLKEKLVLDLASSIIINAENSCIGEDPIERYISFVDYIIDYLIANPFELDLLSKNITWALYTEIENDQRLREADSTLKFILNKYENLFSHSFTEPQQLYILSLTIENIISTCKSALMEESVLSIDEMKSVLFAVIRKIFK; encoded by the coding sequence ATGGATGCGGCTATTAGAGTTTTTCAAAGAAAGGGTCTGGAGAAGACTTCTGTTAGAGACATTATGAAGGAGGCTGGTTTTGGCCTTGGAACTTTTTATCTTTATTACAAGGATAAAAACGACCTTAAGGAGAAATTAGTTTTAGATTTGGCAAGCTCTATCATTATCAATGCTGAGAATTCTTGTATAGGCGAAGATCCGATCGAAAGATATATATCTTTTGTCGATTATATTATCGATTATCTGATTGCCAATCCATTCGAACTAGACCTTCTTAGCAAAAATATTACTTGGGCACTTTATACCGAGATTGAAAATGATCAAAGGTTAAGAGAGGCTGATTCGACTCTAAAATTTATTCTAAATAAATATGAGAATTTATTTTCGCACTCATTTACAGAGCCCCAACAGCTTTACATACTTTCCCTTACTATTGAAAATATCATTTCCACTTGCAAGAGTGCCTTGATGGAAGAATCTGTTCTTTCAATAGATGAGATGAAATCAGTTTTGTTTGCTGTTATTAGAAAAATATTTAAGTAA
- a CDS encoding ribonucleotide-diphosphate reductase subunit beta, which translates to MEESKKREVGKRGIFNEDGDIDLSKRKIIQGNTTNLNDFNNLKYTWTSDWYRQAMNNFWIPEEINLNQDIKDYRNLDEHEKFAFDRIISFLTYLDSIQTANLPNLQTYITANEINLCLSIQTYQESIHSQSYSYILDTICSPEERSKILYMWKDDEHLLHRNEYIGDQYNHFLERDDEFNFMKAIIANYILEGIYFYSGFSFFYNLGRNGKMPGTVQEIRYINRDENTHLWLFRSLINDLKKEREDLFTEEHIKYYTEMLKEGVEEEIAWGKYAIGDNIAGLNGKMIEDYIKYLGNLRAKGLGFGPIYEGYNEIPSSMKWVDEYSDPNQVKTDFFEAKVSAYSKSSVIEDDL; encoded by the coding sequence ATGGAAGAAAGTAAAAAAAGAGAAGTTGGCAAGCGTGGGATTTTTAATGAGGATGGGGATATTGATCTTTCTAAGAGAAAGATTATCCAAGGTAATACCACAAACCTAAACGATTTTAATAACCTTAAATATACATGGACTAGCGATTGGTACAGGCAAGCTATGAACAATTTCTGGATTCCAGAGGAAATAAATTTAAACCAAGATATTAAAGATTATCGCAATCTTGATGAACATGAGAAATTTGCCTTTGATAGGATTATTTCATTTTTGACCTATCTAGATTCTATACAAACAGCAAATTTACCAAATCTACAGACCTATATCACAGCAAATGAGATAAATCTTTGCCTATCAATTCAAACCTACCAAGAGTCCATCCACTCTCAATCATATTCATATATATTAGATACAATCTGTTCGCCAGAAGAGCGTAGCAAGATCTTGTATATGTGGAAAGATGACGAACACTTGCTTCACAGAAATGAATATATAGGCGACCAATACAATCATTTCCTAGAAAGGGATGATGAGTTTAACTTTATGAAGGCTATAATTGCAAATTACATCCTTGAAGGTATATATTTCTATTCAGGTTTCTCATTTTTCTACAACCTAGGACGTAACGGCAAGATGCCAGGAACTGTTCAAGAGATAAGGTATATCAACCGTGATGAAAATACTCACTTGTGGTTGTTTAGGTCCTTAATCAACGACCTTAAAAAGGAAAGAGAAGACTTATTTACTGAAGAGCACATCAAATATTACACAGAAATGCTCAAAGAAGGTGTAGAAGAAGAGATTGCTTGGGGCAAATACGCTATTGGTGATAATATAGCTGGGCTAAATGGCAAGATGATTGAAGATTATATCAAATATCTAGGAAATCTAAGAGCAAAAGGCTTAGGATTTGGTCCAATCTATGAAGGATATAACGAAATACCAAGTTCAATGAAATGGGTAGATGAATACTCAGATCCAAACCAAGTAAAAACAGATTTCTTCGAAGCAAAAGTATCTGCTTACTCCAAATCATCAGTAATAGAAGACGACTTATAA
- a CDS encoding Txe/YoeB family addiction module toxin produces the protein MRSIEWVLPAWEDYLARQKQDKKIFKKINELIKVSIRTPFEGIGKPEPLKSNYAGYWSRRINQEHRMVYKVLDDKIVIIACKGHYM, from the coding sequence TTGAGAAGTATTGAGTGGGTTTTGCCCGCATGGGAAGATTACCTTGCACGGCAAAAGCAGGATAAGAAAATATTTAAAAAGATAAATGAGTTAATAAAAGTTAGTATAAGAACGCCTTTTGAAGGAATTGGGAAACCAGAACCACTTAAGTCAAATTATGCAGGTTATTGGAGCAGGCGAATAAATCAAGAGCACAGAATGGTTTATAAAGTTTTGGATGATAAAATAGTAATTATAGCATGTAAAGGTCATTATATGTAA
- a CDS encoding type II toxin-antitoxin system RelB/DinJ family antitoxin: MAQSQINVRIDSDTKKDAERVCSDIGISLSSAINIYLKKIVRENRIPFELEADSFYSPKNLEKLEQLIDDYENGRIEIVNHELIEE, encoded by the coding sequence ATGGCACAATCACAAATAAATGTACGTATAGATTCAGATACAAAAAAAGATGCAGAAAGAGTATGTTCTGATATAGGTATTTCCCTGTCATCAGCAATTAACATATATTTAAAGAAAATTGTAAGAGAAAATAGGATACCCTTTGAATTAGAAGCGGATTCATTTTATAGTCCAAAAAATCTGGAAAAACTTGAACAATTAATAGATGATTATGAGAATGGAAGGATTGAGATTGTAAATCATGAACTAATCGAGGAGTGA
- a CDS encoding ribonucleoside-diphosphate reductase subunit alpha — protein MEIIKRDGTYVPFEQEKIEIAIKKSFASVDSMVTDEKLKYMSEKIVATIKEKYPKDHTVTVEEVQDLVELTLIDENYYREVKSYILYRAKHNMDRKVITDFENFITDKEVLRILEDIQEEFDNQRYPIESLYLKFESFTKPNMTDMDYLKALIRAASELTSKEGPDWEIIAARFLMYEIDLEIERNEERFDIYDFKSKIEYLTQAGLYGEYILENYSSDDLDELESCLNKDRDKLFTFSGLDLVRKRYLIKTFTGDIIESVQEMFMGIAMHLAIPEKDRVAFAKRLYDILSSLKATMATPTMTNARKPFNQLSSCFIDTVPDTLKGIYRSITNFAEVSKHGGGMGLYFGKVRANGSDIRGFEGVAGGVIRWIRLANDTAVAVDQLGVRQGAVACYLDIWHKDIPEFLALKTNNGDDRMKAHDIFPGVCVPDYFWELCRDDINATWHMFDPHEVDKKYGKALEDTYGDEWKEFYLKLVDDKKISRRTMPVKEMVRLLIKSWTETGTPFVFNRDAVNKMNPNKHKGMIYSSNLCTEIAQNMSPSETVSTEIVDENGDTIIVNKTKPGDFVECNLASLTLGTLDVNDQAELEETVRTVVRALDNVIDLNYYPTPYAEVTNKKYRAIGLGTSGYHHMLVKNDIKWSNKEAHGEFVDRVYEDINYYAIKESMEIAKEKGSYKEFEGSDWQNGDYFKLRDYKSQRWEELKAEVAKNGLRNGYLMAIAPTGSTSIISGTSAGVDPIMSRYFLEEKKGAIVPRVAPGLTTKTFWLYENAHDIDQNISMEMAGVRQRHIDQAQSINIYITTEYTMRQILNVYIKAWESGVKSIYYVRGKSLEVEDCDSCAS, from the coding sequence ATGGAAATAATTAAAAGAGATGGGACCTATGTTCCATTCGAACAAGAAAAAATCGAGATAGCTATAAAAAAATCTTTTGCTTCTGTTGACTCTATGGTTACTGACGAAAAGTTAAAATATATGTCAGAAAAAATTGTAGCAACCATCAAGGAAAAATATCCCAAAGACCACACAGTTACAGTAGAAGAAGTACAAGATTTAGTCGAGCTAACTCTTATTGATGAAAATTATTACAGAGAAGTAAAATCTTACATCCTATACAGAGCCAAACACAATATGGATCGTAAGGTTATTACTGATTTTGAAAACTTTATTACTGATAAAGAAGTACTAAGAATACTTGAAGATATCCAAGAAGAGTTTGACAACCAAAGATATCCAATTGAATCTTTATATTTAAAATTTGAATCTTTCACCAAGCCAAATATGACAGATATGGACTACCTAAAAGCCTTAATCCGCGCTGCAAGTGAGCTTACAAGCAAGGAAGGTCCAGATTGGGAAATCATAGCAGCTAGGTTCTTAATGTATGAAATCGACCTAGAAATCGAAAGAAACGAAGAAAGATTTGATATCTATGACTTCAAATCAAAAATTGAATACCTTACACAAGCAGGTCTTTATGGAGAATATATCTTAGAAAACTACAGCTCTGACGACCTTGATGAGCTTGAAAGCTGCCTTAACAAGGACCGCGACAAATTATTTACATTCTCTGGTCTAGACTTAGTGAGGAAAAGATACCTTATTAAGACTTTCACTGGTGATATCATAGAAAGTGTTCAAGAAATGTTTATGGGTATTGCCATGCACCTTGCTATTCCAGAAAAAGACAGAGTGGCCTTTGCCAAAAGACTTTATGATATACTTTCAAGCCTAAAAGCAACTATGGCAACACCAACAATGACCAATGCTAGAAAGCCATTTAATCAACTTTCCTCTTGCTTTATAGACACAGTTCCAGATACGCTAAAGGGAATCTACCGTTCTATAACAAACTTTGCCGAAGTTTCCAAACACGGTGGAGGTATGGGACTTTATTTCGGTAAGGTTCGCGCCAACGGATCCGATATCCGTGGTTTTGAGGGAGTTGCAGGTGGAGTTATCCGTTGGATAAGACTTGCTAATGACACAGCAGTTGCTGTAGACCAACTAGGAGTGCGCCAAGGTGCAGTTGCCTGCTATCTAGATATCTGGCATAAGGATATACCAGAATTCTTGGCCCTAAAGACCAATAACGGGGATGACCGCATGAAAGCCCACGACATCTTCCCAGGTGTTTGCGTTCCAGATTATTTCTGGGAACTTTGCAGGGATGATATAAACGCAACCTGGCATATGTTTGATCCACACGAAGTGGACAAAAAATACGGCAAGGCCCTAGAAGATACCTATGGAGATGAGTGGAAAGAATTCTACCTAAAACTTGTAGACGACAAGAAAATATCTCGCCGTACCATGCCTGTAAAAGAAATGGTAAGATTACTAATCAAATCATGGACAGAAACAGGTACACCATTTGTCTTTAATAGAGATGCAGTAAATAAGATGAACCCTAACAAACACAAGGGCATGATTTATTCATCAAACCTATGTACCGAAATCGCCCAAAATATGAGCCCATCAGAGACAGTTTCAACAGAAATAGTAGATGAAAATGGCGATACAATCATAGTAAATAAAACAAAACCAGGAGACTTTGTTGAATGTAACCTAGCAAGCCTAACCCTAGGTACGTTAGATGTAAATGATCAAGCAGAACTTGAAGAAACAGTAAGAACAGTAGTCCGTGCCCTAGATAACGTAATAGATCTAAACTACTATCCAACACCATATGCAGAAGTAACCAACAAAAAATACCGTGCCATTGGCCTTGGCACGAGTGGCTACCACCATATGCTAGTAAAAAATGACATCAAATGGTCAAACAAAGAAGCTCACGGAGAATTTGTTGATAGGGTCTACGAAGATATCAACTACTATGCTATCAAAGAATCCATGGAAATAGCCAAAGAAAAAGGATCCTACAAAGAATTTGAAGGATCTGACTGGCAAAATGGTGACTACTTCAAACTTAGAGATTATAAGAGCCAAAGATGGGAAGAACTAAAAGCAGAAGTTGCCAAAAACGGCCTAAGAAATGGCTACCTAATGGCCATAGCTCCAACAGGATCAACATCAATCATATCCGGCACATCGGCAGGAGTTGACCCAATCATGAGCCGCTACTTCCTAGAAGAAAAAAAGGGCGCTATAGTACCAAGGGTAGCACCAGGACTAACAACCAAAACCTTCTGGCTTTACGAAAACGCCCACGACATCGACCAAAACATCTCAATGGAGATGGCAGGAGTAAGACAACGACACATAGACCAAGCCCAATCAATCAATATCTACATCACAACAGAATACACCATGAGACAAATCCTAAATGTCTACATCAAAGCATGGGAATCAGGAGTAAAATCAATCTACTATGTAAGAGGCAAGAGCCTAGAAGTAGAAGATTGTGATTCTTGTGCAAGTTAG
- a CDS encoding RDD family protein — MSELKLRDYKDLPSFAYAGFFIRLVAFAIDMLVVYGLKRIIISFVNIELAFNLQVEVLVYWIITLAYFTLTTYFNKGQTLGKMITNIRVVSLDGSDLDFLQIVSRETFGRYIQNKFMFLYLIVGFAPMKQSLTDILSDTVVVRENVSLYFNEKDLEIVTN, encoded by the coding sequence ATGAGTGAACTTAAGCTAAGAGATTATAAGGACCTTCCTAGTTTTGCTTATGCAGGTTTTTTCATAAGATTAGTAGCCTTTGCAATTGATATGCTAGTTGTTTATGGTTTGAAAAGAATCATTATAAGTTTTGTTAATATTGAACTTGCTTTTAATTTACAAGTAGAGGTCTTAGTGTATTGGATTATTACTCTGGCTTATTTTACCCTCACCACATATTTTAATAAGGGGCAAACACTTGGCAAGATGATTACCAATATACGTGTCGTTAGTTTAGATGGAAGCGATTTAGACTTCCTACAAATTGTTTCACGTGAAACATTTGGAAGATACATCCAAAACAAATTTATGTTTTTGTATTTGATAGTAGGTTTTGCTCCTATGAAACAATCTCTTACGGATATACTTTCAGATACTGTCGTAGTAAGGGAAAATGTTAGTTTATATTTTAATGAAAAAGATTTAGAAATAGTCACAAATTAA
- the sppA gene encoding signal peptide peptidase SppA produces MEKNNNKKRWLAAGLALLVLLVSLFTEGKEAKIDENKIRKEAFDKFYQMDEEEIYGSNPLQKISVINVDGVIANDANNDTIVDLLEDARKDPNVAGVIMHINSPGGSVYASEKIYKEIKKLQEENKPVYSVMQELAASGGYYISAPCDKIFASNETFTGSIGVIMQSYSLEGLFEKYGIKEQNITTGKMKDAGSPGKALDKEEKEYLQNLVDSAFSRFVKVVADGRDMSEADVRKLADGRVYDGSQALENGLVDKIGDLDDAYKDMAKEYNLSDPMLVEKSDVFSNFSKYFPGFKSFTDKPKSELQILQELMNSESKKPLYLYGGYYE; encoded by the coding sequence ATGGAGAAAAATAACAACAAAAAAAGATGGCTAGCAGCAGGATTAGCCCTATTAGTTTTACTAGTTTCCCTATTTACTGAGGGAAAGGAAGCAAAAATAGATGAGAACAAAATTAGAAAAGAAGCCTTTGATAAATTTTATCAGATGGATGAAGAAGAAATATATGGCTCAAATCCTCTCCAGAAAATTTCTGTAATAAATGTTGACGGAGTAATCGCCAATGACGCCAATAACGATACTATTGTTGACTTGCTAGAAGATGCTCGCAAGGATCCAAATGTAGCAGGGGTTATTATGCACATAAATTCTCCAGGTGGATCTGTTTATGCAAGCGAGAAGATCTACAAAGAGATTAAAAAACTCCAAGAAGAAAATAAACCAGTCTATTCTGTAATGCAAGAACTTGCAGCAAGTGGTGGATACTATATCTCAGCTCCTTGTGACAAGATTTTCGCATCTAACGAGACCTTTACTGGTTCAATTGGAGTTATAATGCAGTCATATTCTCTAGAAGGCTTATTTGAAAAATATGGCATTAAGGAACAAAATATCACAACTGGCAAAATGAAAGATGCAGGCTCTCCTGGCAAGGCACTTGATAAGGAAGAAAAAGAATACTTACAAAACTTAGTTGACTCTGCCTTTTCTCGTTTTGTCAAAGTCGTAGCAGATGGTAGAGATATGTCAGAAGCTGATGTTAGAAAGCTAGCTGATGGTAGGGTATATGATGGAAGTCAGGCTTTAGAAAATGGATTGGTTGATAAAATTGGAGACCTGGACGATGCTTATAAGGATATGGCAAAAGAATACAACTTATCAGATCCAATGCTAGTTGAAAAATCAGATGTATTTTCAAATTTTAGTAAATATTTCCCTGGTTTTAAGTCTTTTACAGACAAGCCGAAGTCAGAACTTCAAATTTTACAAGAGTTAATGAATAGTGAAAGTAAAAAACCGTTGTATCTATACGGGGGTTATTATGAGTGA